CATCGAAGAAGTTTATTCCTCCGGCTATTGCCCTCTCAATAGTCTTGATCGAGTCTTCGTCTGTCGTCCCATCCCAGAATGACGGACCGGAGATTCCCCAGCAACCGTAACCGAGCGCCGATAGCTTCTCTTCTATCTTTTCGACTTTTTTGTACTTCAATTCCTTGGCCTCCCTTATTCGAGATTTGCGTGGTTCTTGAACATCATTTCAGAATCTATGCTCAATTTCTCCATTAAATTCATTACAATAATATCCGTTAGAATCAACAGTGATTGTTCAAATAGATTCCCCATCGGTTGAACCGAAGAGACGCCAGCCCTGTCGGGCACTTTTGGTGTCTTAGTGGGAATCGTAATGACTATGTCGCTTACTTCCGCCACAGTAGATTCACTGCTGGCAGTTATAGAAGCTATTCCGGCTCCAAATTTTCGGGCCTTCTTGCAGTTAAGAACCACTGAAGGAGTCTCCCCCGACGCAGATCCGATGATTAAGAGGTCTCCCCCTCCCAAAGAGGGGCTGGTTACTTCTCCCACAACATGGACCTTCAAGCCCAGATGCATAAGCCTCATCGCGAAGGCCTTGATCGCCAGGCCAGAGCGGCCCATCGCAAAGAGAAAGACTCTTCTTGCCTTTAGAATACTTCCGGAAAGCTCTTCGATCGATTCATCTGTAACTCCGGAAAGGACGGATCTGATCTCGTCAATAACAACATCAAGCGTGCCTTCGAATTTCATGAGCCCTTCTCCAGTCTCTTCTTTATCTCCGATGCCACACTTGCAGGGTTCTCAGCCTCCCAGATCGATCGTCCCGCGATTACCACATCGGGCTTCAGCGGGAAGACATGGGAGAGATTGTCGGGAGATATTCCGCCCGCAACGGCGATCTTTGCTTCTGGAAGAACTCTCCTTATGATATCAATTTTTTTCGCATACTCGAGAAGGTGCATGCTCTCACCCACACCGCTCAGATCGGCCGAGGTGTGGATGCATACGTAATCCGGTGATAGTGGAGAGACCTTTTCTGCAAAGGATTGGAGATCGGAAATCTCTATTGTATCCAGCATAAGTTCTCCGCCAAACTGGTCGGCAGCCTTTCTGACTTCCGAAATCGTCTTGAAGGAAGCAAACCCGAGAACCGTCACGATATCTGCCCCATTTTCAAAGGCCATCGCCGCTTCGAGATAACCTCCATCTACAATCTTCATATC
The window above is part of the Mesotoga infera genome. Proteins encoded here:
- a CDS encoding aldo/keto reductase; protein product: MKYKKVEKIEEKLSALGYGCWGISGPSFWDGTTDEDSIKTIERAIAGGINFFD
- the hxlB gene encoding 6-phospho-3-hexuloisomerase; its protein translation is MKFEGTLDVVIDEIRSVLSGVTDESIEELSGSILKARRVFLFAMGRSGLAIKAFAMRLMHLGLKVHVVGEVTSPSLGGGDLLIIGSASGETPSVVLNCKKARKFGAGIASITASSESTVAEVSDIVITIPTKTPKVPDRAGVSSVQPMGNLFEQSLLILTDIIVMNLMEKLSIDSEMMFKNHANLE
- a CDS encoding orotidine 5'-phosphate decarboxylase, whose translation is MMIRLQLANDTHIKAGFLKTASEVADYIDILEVGTPAVLAHGVALVKEVSEILPDHEILADMKIVDGGYLEAAMAFENGADIVTVLGFASFKTISEVRKAADQFGGELMLDTIEISDLQSFAEKVSPLSPDYVCIHTSADLSGVGESMHLLEYAKKIDIIRRVLPEAKIAVAGGISPDNLSHVFPLKPDVVIAGRSIWEAENPASVASEIKKRLEKGS